A window of Desulfobacteraceae bacterium contains these coding sequences:
- the rpe gene encoding ribulose-phosphate 3-epimerase, with product MKLIAPSILSADFSRLGEEIRAVEAAGADWIHIDVMDGHFVPNITMGPLVVAAVRRVTQLPLDVHLMIDAPERYITDFARAGADLIAVQVEACVHLHRSIQLIREAGVKAGVVLNPATPLTALEWVLEAVDFVLVMSVNPGFGGQQFIQSSLEKITRLRRMIQSRGLSTLIQVDGGVNAGTIAAVAAAGADVFVAGSAIFGSPDYAATIAELRHLMGP from the coding sequence ATGAAACTGATCGCCCCCTCGATCCTATCCGCCGATTTCAGCCGGTTGGGCGAGGAGATTCGTGCTGTTGAAGCCGCCGGCGCCGACTGGATCCACATCGACGTCATGGACGGCCATTTCGTGCCCAACATCACCATGGGTCCCCTGGTGGTGGCGGCGGTGCGGCGGGTGACCCAGCTGCCCCTGGACGTCCACCTGATGATCGACGCCCCGGAGCGCTACATCACCGACTTCGCCCGCGCCGGGGCAGACTTGATCGCCGTGCAGGTCGAGGCCTGCGTCCACCTCCACCGCAGCATCCAGCTCATCCGCGAGGCGGGCGTCAAGGCCGGCGTGGTCCTCAACCCGGCCACGCCCCTGACGGCGTTGGAATGGGTCCTGGAGGCGGTCGACTTCGTCCTGGTGATGAGCGTCAACCCCGGCTTCGGCGGGCAGCAGTTCATCCAATCCAGCCTGGAAAAAATCACCCGGCTGCGGAGGATGATCCAGTCCCGCGGGCTTTCGACCCTCATTCAGGTGGACGGCGGCGTCAACGCCGGCACCATCGCCGCGGTTGCCGCCGCCGGCGCCGATGTGTTCGTCGCCGGCTCGGCGATCTTCGGCAGTCCGGACTACGCGGCCACCATCGCCGAGCTGCGGCACCTGATGGGCCCGTAG
- a CDS encoding PASTA domain-containing protein, whose product MMPRVLKFLALTGFFVGLAGAGAYLGLTLVIRSQDTVVIPDLVGRHVVYALEILSDLGLNTRVKGSEFSPDAPKHSIIFQEPPAGAEIKKGRDVRLIISKGPETLVMPNLTGLSSQQARLILEENGLCLGHLSLIFDPRMFADGVLAQVPAPGSTVRHDRCADLLVSAGPRPAAYAMPDLTGLGLDDAILLCERTHLSAGRVSVRYDPDQPLNVVIDQNPAKGSRVTAGTSVALVLNRRRSPVDPTAAAETAEGRLFRFRLPEGFLKRRVRVHASLYGIGTDLVNDYFRPGEEIWLLVPAEAYPSLVVYLDEEPVKARPLED is encoded by the coding sequence ACCTGGGCCTGACCCTCGTCATCCGCAGCCAGGACACGGTGGTGATCCCCGACTTGGTCGGCCGGCACGTGGTCTACGCCCTGGAGATTTTAAGCGACCTGGGTCTCAACACCCGCGTCAAGGGCTCCGAATTCAGCCCCGACGCCCCCAAGCACAGCATAATCTTCCAGGAGCCCCCGGCGGGGGCCGAGATCAAAAAGGGGCGCGACGTCCGCCTGATCATTTCCAAGGGCCCGGAAACCCTGGTGATGCCCAACCTCACGGGCCTTTCCAGCCAGCAGGCACGACTGATTCTGGAGGAAAACGGGCTCTGCCTGGGCCATCTCAGCTTGATCTTCGATCCGCGCATGTTCGCCGATGGCGTCCTGGCCCAGGTGCCCGCCCCCGGCAGCACCGTCCGCCACGACCGCTGCGCCGATCTGCTGGTCAGCGCCGGCCCCCGGCCGGCGGCGTATGCGATGCCGGATCTGACCGGACTGGGTCTGGACGATGCGATTCTGCTCTGCGAGCGCACCCATCTCAGCGCCGGAAGGGTGTCGGTGCGCTACGACCCCGACCAACCCCTCAACGTCGTGATCGACCAGAATCCGGCCAAGGGCTCGCGGGTGACCGCCGGCACCAGCGTCGCTCTGGTTCTCAACCGCCGCAGGTCCCCGGTGGACCCCACGGCTGCAGCGGAAACCGCCGAGGGACGCCTTTTTCGCTTCCGTCTGCCCGAGGGTTTTCTCAAGCGACGGGTGCGCGTCCACGCCAGCCTATACGGGATCGGCACGGACCTGGTGAACGACTATTTCCGGCCGGGCGAGGAAATCTGGCTCCTGGTGCCCGCCGAAGCCTACCCCAGCCTGGTGGTCTACCTGGATGAAGAGCCCGTCAAGGCCCGCCCCCTTGAGGACTGA
- a CDS encoding response regulator codes for MQNRDSLVLIVDDNATNIDLLVNTLKEDYRLGIAKNGPKALEYAARHHPDLILLDIMMPEMNGYEVCGRLQQDPETSEIPVIFITALDEPGHKTHGFEVGGVDYVTKPFHAAEVKARVRTHLTLRQMRRDLSNQNVVLEKKVNEKTAELQEMLNATVKTMAFALEMRDPYTAGHQQRVAHLACAIAEKLALSQEQIQAIRFAGILHDIGKIRIPTSILNRPGRLLDVEMELIKLHPQVGFEILQNIPAPWPLAEIVHQHHERLDGSGYPRGLKGDQILREATILTVSDVVEAGSSFRPYRPARGLDVALEEITTHRGVRYTPDAVDACLELLQKEGFRIEPSERRSAGQLEEKRLEGKRQE; via the coding sequence TTGCAGAACCGTGATTCCCTGGTGCTGATCGTTGACGACAACGCCACCAATATCGACCTGCTGGTGAACACCCTCAAGGAGGACTACCGTCTGGGGATCGCCAAAAACGGACCCAAGGCCCTGGAGTACGCCGCACGCCACCACCCGGACCTGATCCTGCTGGATATCATGATGCCGGAGATGAACGGCTACGAAGTCTGCGGCCGCTTGCAGCAGGACCCGGAAACCAGCGAAATCCCCGTGATCTTCATCACCGCCCTGGACGAACCGGGTCACAAGACCCACGGCTTCGAAGTCGGCGGGGTCGACTATGTCACCAAACCGTTTCACGCCGCGGAGGTCAAGGCCCGGGTGCGCACCCACCTGACCCTCCGGCAGATGCGCCGGGATCTCAGCAACCAGAACGTCGTGCTGGAAAAAAAGGTCAACGAAAAAACCGCCGAACTTCAGGAAATGCTCAACGCCACGGTCAAAACCATGGCCTTCGCCCTTGAAATGCGCGACCCATATACCGCCGGCCACCAGCAGCGGGTGGCGCACCTGGCCTGCGCCATCGCCGAAAAGCTGGCGCTCTCCCAGGAACAGATCCAGGCCATCCGCTTTGCCGGGATTCTGCACGATATCGGTAAAATCCGCATTCCGACCTCGATCCTCAACCGCCCCGGCCGGCTGCTGGACGTGGAGATGGAGTTGATCAAGCTGCATCCCCAGGTGGGCTTCGAGATCCTCCAAAACATTCCGGCCCCCTGGCCCCTGGCGGAAATCGTCCACCAACATCACGAACGGCTGGACGGCTCGGGCTACCCCCGGGGCTTGAAAGGCGACCAGATTCTGCGCGAGGCCACCATCCTGACCGTCTCCGACGTCGTAGAAGCCGGCAGTTCCTTCCGCCCCTACCGACCGGCCCGCGGCCTGGACGTGGCCCTGGAGGAAATCACCACGCACCGCGGCGTGCGCTACACGCCCGATGCGGTCGACGCCTGCCTGGAGCTTCTTCAGAAGGAAGGCTTCAGGATTGAACCATCCGAGCGCCGCAGCGCCGGCCAGTTGGAAGAAAAGCGCCTGGAAGGAAAACGGCAAGAATGA
- a CDS encoding response regulator, producing MFDPLVAMLVFLLYAGALFLVALWAERCARAGRSPANNPWVYALSLAVYCTAWTYYGSVGIAASSGLLFLTVYLGPTLGIILWWKVLRRMALIKSHHHITSIADFISARYDKSETLAALATLLALFATIPYVSLQLKAIISTFALITSPGQGFSAWIGGHVGPIVVALMILFTIIFGVRRLDPTERHDGMVMALAVECGVKLASLLVAGVFVTYFLYDGFGDLFQRLAESPHHSLFALSGRAASPYLLWATYIVLAMSASLFLPRQFHVAVVENPNPDFISSAMWIFPVYMLLINLFVLPIAAAGLLQGLPAMGADTFVLDLPRDHGKPWMVMLVFIGGFSAATGMIMISSVTLSTMLTNHLLLPLVRWVPWLGFLRRHLLRCKWTAVGLVLILSHGFERLIGQTFMLANIGMISFAAVFQFAPAIVGGMFWRQANKWGALAGLSAGFATWLYTLLLPALIRVGWFSPGILENGPWGLAALNPESLFGLRGLPALSHTLFWSILFNLGAYVLVSLWREQGPSEKRLALAFTGEGPDAGLPPDRERHTASIDLAAKRLEIEKVLQRYMEETEAQSILARCLAACRLEGQAQITIIDLIKLHSEVEKSLAGAIGAPAAHKALTSSAVFTPQESVELSEVYTEVLASLRISPEELYAKLDYYREKENLLTNHAAELQEYSKALELRILEQEKTEAALAESEAKYRSIFENAPEGIFQVTPDGQMISASPAMATILGYGSPAELIDALERLGKAVYVTPADHETLMARLTSEGVVTDFECQLRRRDGSPVWTAIRARAVRAADGGLLLIEGFLQDISLRKRSEAALQEAYRDMEQRVADRTAELQAANRELLTAKETAEAATRAKSDFLANMSHEIRTPMNGVIAAAELALNDALSPKTAHFLKIIHSSAISLLGIINDILDFSKIEAGKLDLEAGPFNLENALDGVTGMFLSKVAEKELELVVAIQPGTPTELVGDALRLQQVLKNLLDNAIKFTEKGGVVELDVGSTEGEPDVLQFHVRDTGVGIAPEYRRALFNPFTQADASITRKYGGTGLGLSICRQLVKIMGGTIGVESTPGAGSVFHFTARFKQRLAVASAGLPRALAGLRLLLVDDCPAVLAALKTTASAWGLQVETAACGPDAVKRLQTAAAAGEPFDLVLLDQKMPGMDGLATARRIRTEIAPPVPLLLLAAYDRNNDRSAAMAAGINGFVAKPVYPTLLLNAILTLCGEPDSGDRLAAPSPPAADESLLEGAHILVAEDTPTSQEIARAVLEEAGAIVEIAPDGRQAVAAVSRRRFDAVLMDVQMPVMDGLEATSRIRQDRRHAGLPIVAMTAHALKGDEERCLAAGMNAYIAKPVSRDTLYTVLGKLLKGRSGPSGRLPGTQRPGAGALPDWLPGLQIGAARSALGLDAATFRGILQRFARDSAENATRIEAALDAEDRPALRQNAHALRGSAAAIGAAELAAAARELETAAADPASDAADFGARFKRLQAAFDQVHRSLESLAHPTEAETAEVSGRTCDPAVLRPLLAAIQEGLENADPQAIRHALNALHEHLDPDTWHELDDCITAYEYDRALVVLRAAAADLTALETSEGEDLAEP from the coding sequence ATGTTCGATCCGCTGGTCGCCATGCTCGTATTTCTGCTCTACGCCGGGGCCCTTTTCCTGGTGGCCCTGTGGGCCGAGCGCTGCGCCAGAGCCGGAAGAAGTCCCGCCAACAACCCCTGGGTCTACGCCCTCTCGCTGGCGGTCTACTGCACCGCCTGGACCTACTATGGCAGCGTCGGCATCGCGGCCTCCTCGGGGCTGCTCTTTCTCACAGTCTACCTGGGGCCCACCCTGGGCATCATCCTCTGGTGGAAGGTGCTGCGGCGGATGGCGCTGATCAAATCCCATCACCACATCACCAGCATCGCGGACTTCATTTCGGCCCGCTACGACAAATCCGAAACCCTGGCCGCACTGGCCACCCTGCTGGCCCTGTTTGCGACCATCCCCTACGTTTCGCTGCAGCTCAAGGCGATCATCAGCACCTTTGCCCTGATCACCTCCCCGGGCCAGGGATTTTCCGCCTGGATCGGCGGCCACGTGGGCCCCATCGTGGTGGCGCTGATGATCCTCTTTACCATCATTTTCGGGGTTCGGCGGCTGGACCCCACCGAGCGCCACGACGGGATGGTGATGGCCCTGGCGGTGGAATGCGGCGTCAAGCTGGCAAGCCTCCTTGTGGCGGGGGTTTTCGTGACCTATTTTCTCTACGACGGCTTCGGTGACCTTTTCCAACGGCTGGCGGAGAGCCCCCATCACAGCCTGTTCGCCCTCAGCGGCCGCGCCGCCTCGCCCTACCTGTTGTGGGCCACCTACATCGTGCTGGCCATGTCCGCCAGCCTGTTTCTGCCCCGCCAATTTCACGTGGCGGTGGTGGAAAACCCAAACCCGGATTTTATCTCCTCGGCGATGTGGATCTTTCCGGTCTACATGCTGCTGATCAACCTCTTTGTTCTGCCGATTGCCGCCGCGGGCCTGCTGCAGGGCCTGCCGGCCATGGGGGCCGACACCTTCGTTCTGGATCTGCCACGCGATCACGGCAAACCCTGGATGGTGATGCTGGTCTTTATCGGCGGTTTTTCGGCCGCCACCGGCATGATCATGATCAGTTCGGTCACCCTCTCCACGATGCTCACCAACCACCTGCTGCTGCCGCTGGTCCGCTGGGTGCCCTGGCTGGGTTTTTTGCGGCGCCACCTGCTGCGCTGCAAGTGGACGGCCGTAGGGCTGGTGCTGATCCTGAGCCACGGCTTCGAGCGTTTGATCGGCCAAACCTTCATGCTGGCCAATATCGGCATGATCTCATTTGCGGCGGTCTTCCAGTTCGCCCCGGCCATCGTGGGCGGCATGTTCTGGCGCCAGGCCAACAAATGGGGCGCACTGGCCGGGCTGAGCGCGGGGTTCGCGACCTGGCTCTACACTCTGCTGCTGCCGGCCCTGATCCGAGTCGGCTGGTTTTCGCCCGGCATCCTGGAAAACGGGCCATGGGGGCTTGCGGCCCTCAACCCCGAGAGTCTCTTCGGTCTGCGAGGACTGCCGGCGCTCTCCCACACGCTTTTCTGGTCCATCCTTTTCAATCTCGGGGCCTACGTGCTGGTGTCGCTCTGGCGCGAGCAGGGCCCCAGCGAAAAGCGGCTGGCGCTGGCCTTTACCGGCGAAGGCCCGGACGCGGGCCTGCCCCCTGACCGGGAGCGCCACACAGCCAGCATCGACCTGGCGGCCAAACGCCTGGAAATCGAAAAGGTCCTCCAGCGCTACATGGAGGAAACCGAAGCCCAATCGATTCTCGCCCGCTGCCTGGCGGCCTGCCGCCTGGAAGGGCAAGCGCAGATCACCATCATCGATCTCATCAAGCTCCACAGCGAGGTGGAAAAATCTCTGGCAGGCGCCATCGGCGCCCCCGCCGCCCACAAGGCCCTCACCAGCTCGGCGGTCTTCACGCCCCAGGAGTCCGTGGAACTCAGCGAAGTCTACACCGAAGTTCTCGCCAGCCTGCGCATTTCCCCCGAGGAGCTTTACGCCAAGCTTGATTATTATCGTGAAAAGGAAAACCTGCTGACCAACCACGCCGCCGAGCTTCAGGAGTACAGCAAGGCGCTTGAGCTGCGTATCCTCGAGCAGGAGAAAACCGAGGCGGCCCTGGCGGAAAGCGAGGCAAAATACCGCAGCATATTCGAAAACGCCCCCGAAGGCATATTCCAGGTGACCCCCGATGGACAGATGATCAGCGCCAGCCCCGCGATGGCGACAATTCTCGGCTACGGCTCGCCCGCCGAGCTGATCGACGCCCTGGAAAGGCTGGGCAAAGCGGTCTACGTCACCCCCGCCGACCATGAGACCCTGATGGCGCGCCTGACCAGCGAAGGCGTCGTCACCGACTTCGAGTGCCAGCTCAGGCGCCGGGACGGCAGCCCCGTCTGGACCGCCATCCGGGCGCGGGCGGTGCGCGCCGCCGACGGCGGCCTTCTGCTGATCGAGGGATTTCTGCAGGACATCTCCCTGCGCAAGCGCTCCGAGGCCGCCCTGCAGGAGGCTTATCGCGACATGGAGCAGCGAGTGGCCGACCGCACCGCCGAACTGCAGGCCGCCAACCGCGAACTACTGACCGCAAAGGAAACCGCGGAGGCCGCCACCCGCGCCAAGAGCGACTTTCTGGCCAACATGAGCCATGAGATCCGCACCCCCATGAACGGCGTCATCGCGGCGGCGGAACTGGCCCTGAACGACGCGCTTTCCCCCAAGACCGCCCATTTCCTGAAGATCATCCACAGTTCGGCGATTTCGCTGCTGGGCATCATCAACGACATCCTGGACTTCTCCAAGATCGAGGCCGGCAAGCTGGACCTGGAGGCCGGCCCGTTCAACCTCGAAAACGCCCTGGATGGCGTCACCGGCATGTTTCTGAGCAAGGTGGCCGAAAAAGAGCTGGAACTGGTCGTGGCCATCCAGCCCGGGACCCCCACCGAGCTGGTCGGCGACGCCCTGCGCCTGCAGCAGGTCCTCAAGAACCTTCTGGACAACGCCATTAAGTTCACCGAGAAAGGCGGGGTGGTCGAACTGGACGTCGGTTCGACTGAAGGCGAGCCCGATGTGCTGCAGTTTCATGTTCGGGACACCGGGGTGGGCATCGCCCCCGAATACCGCCGCGCCCTGTTCAACCCCTTCACCCAGGCGGACGCCTCGATCACCCGCAAATACGGCGGCACCGGACTGGGACTCAGCATCTGCCGGCAGTTGGTTAAAATCATGGGGGGCACCATCGGGGTCGAGAGCACCCCGGGGGCGGGCAGCGTCTTTCACTTCACGGCCCGTTTCAAACAGCGCCTTGCGGTGGCCTCCGCCGGGCTGCCGCGGGCGCTCGCCGGCCTGCGCCTGCTGCTGGTGGATGACTGCCCGGCAGTCCTGGCGGCACTGAAAACCACGGCCAGCGCCTGGGGCCTGCAGGTGGAGACCGCCGCTTGCGGGCCGGACGCCGTAAAACGGCTCCAAACGGCGGCAGCAGCGGGCGAACCCTTCGACCTTGTCCTGCTGGATCAGAAAATGCCGGGGATGGACGGTCTTGCCACCGCCCGCCGGATCCGCACCGAAATCGCCCCCCCGGTGCCGCTGCTGCTGCTGGCGGCCTATGACCGCAACAACGACCGCAGCGCTGCAATGGCCGCCGGCATCAACGGCTTCGTCGCCAAGCCGGTCTACCCCACCCTGCTGCTCAACGCCATCCTGACCCTCTGCGGGGAACCCGACAGCGGCGATCGCCTTGCCGCCCCAAGCCCGCCCGCAGCGGACGAAAGCCTGCTGGAGGGTGCGCACATCCTGGTGGCCGAAGACACCCCCACCAGCCAGGAAATCGCGCGCGCGGTCCTGGAGGAGGCCGGGGCCATCGTGGAAATCGCCCCGGACGGCCGCCAGGCCGTTGCCGCCGTCAGCCGCAGGCGCTTCGACGCCGTCCTGATGGACGTTCAGATGCCGGTCATGGACGGCCTGGAGGCCACCTCCCGCATCCGCCAGGACCGGCGCCACGCCGGATTGCCCATCGTGGCCATGACCGCCCATGCCCTCAAGGGCGACGAGGAGCGCTGTCTTGCGGCCGGGATGAACGCCTACATCGCCAAACCGGTCAGCCGCGACACCCTCTACACCGTTCTGGGAAAGCTCCTGAAAGGCCGCAGCGGCCCTTCAGGGCGCCTCCCAGGGACCCAACGCCCGGGGGCGGGCGCCCTGCCGGACTGGTTGCCCGGTCTGCAGATCGGCGCGGCCCGAAGTGCACTGGGCCTGGATGCCGCAACTTTCCGCGGCATCCTGCAGCGTTTTGCGCGCGACAGTGCTGAAAACGCCACCCGCATCGAAGCCGCCCTGGACGCTGAAGACCGGCCGGCCCTGCGCCAGAACGCCCATGCCCTGCGGGGCAGCGCGGCGGCCATCGGCGCCGCTGAATTGGCGGCAGCCGCCCGCGAACTGGAAACCGCGGCGGCCGACCCGGCAAGCGACGCCGCAGATTTCGGTGCGCGCTTCAAACGCCTCCAGGCGGCCTTCGACCAGGTGCACCGGTCCCTGGAGAGCCTGGCGCATCCCACGGAAGCGGAGACGGCCGAGGTATCCGGCCGAACCTGCGATCCGGCCGTGCTGCGACCGTTGCTCGCCGCGATCCAGGAAGGCCTCGAAAACGCCGACCCACAGGCCATCCGGCACGCCCTCAACGCCCTGCACGAACATCTGGACCCCGACACCTGGCATGAACTGGACGACTGCATCACTGCCTATGAATACGACCGCGCCCTGGTGGTCCTGCGGGCCGCCGCGGCGGACCTGACCGCGCTTGAAACCAGCGAAGGAGAAGATCTTGCAGAACCGTGA